In a single window of the Leptospira sanjuanensis genome:
- a CDS encoding LB_137 family protein — MSRILFLLSITILPLLSFEISAHRIILKSGEEISGNVTDNDPALEEITIQTGDGERKIKKSEISEMRFEEAGNILCLELDEDPKRTCTHKLTRINAQTLFYVTEEGEYLRVAIERVKYAKITEPSPRILQQLSKTNLKFTVSSETEDDILSKISILNDESIMLTRGETEAPTILENKNISKIVYKLEDLTPKNPETGLVLWDYLIPGYYLARKEHTKSGYALMGVTGLFALGAAYEYYSGINVKEKQPMFLPQDNGTFLLFDQDNSEYSRHKQLNHLFLISLSLSYIFNTALISFPAVFSIAATERNIPYASAVRERNIEFKMTYNF; from the coding sequence GTGAGCAGAATTCTTTTTCTACTTTCCATTACGATTCTACCGTTGTTATCCTTCGAGATTTCGGCGCATCGAATCATTTTAAAATCCGGGGAAGAGATTTCGGGTAACGTTACCGATAACGATCCGGCTCTTGAAGAGATTACGATCCAAACCGGAGACGGTGAACGAAAGATCAAAAAGAGTGAAATTTCCGAAATGCGTTTCGAAGAGGCCGGAAACATCCTTTGTTTGGAATTGGACGAAGATCCGAAGCGGACCTGCACGCATAAGCTTACTCGAATCAACGCACAAACCTTGTTTTACGTCACGGAAGAAGGGGAATATCTCCGAGTCGCGATCGAACGGGTAAAATACGCCAAGATCACCGAGCCTTCCCCGAGAATTCTCCAGCAGCTTTCCAAAACGAATTTGAAGTTCACCGTTTCCTCCGAAACGGAAGACGATATCCTTTCCAAGATTTCGATCCTAAACGACGAATCGATTATGTTGACGCGCGGAGAAACCGAAGCTCCCACTATTTTAGAAAATAAGAATATTTCAAAGATCGTATATAAACTGGAGGATCTAACTCCGAAAAATCCGGAAACGGGTCTGGTTCTCTGGGATTATCTGATTCCGGGTTATTACCTCGCAAGAAAGGAGCACACAAAGTCCGGTTACGCTCTCATGGGAGTCACCGGATTGTTCGCCTTGGGCGCCGCTTACGAATACTATTCGGGAATCAACGTAAAGGAGAAACAGCCGATGTTTCTTCCGCAGGACAACGGAACCTTTCTTTTGTTCGATCAGGACAATTCCGAGTATTCGAGACACAAACAACTCAATCATCTTTTTCTAATATCCTTGTCGTTGAGCTATATTTTCAACACGGCTTTGATTTCTTTCCCTGCGGTTTTTTCGATCGCCGCGACCGAAAGAAATATTCCTTACGCATCGGCGGTGAGGGAACGAAACATCGAATTTAAAATGACGTATAACTTTTAG
- a CDS encoding STAS domain-containing protein codes for MQNTGGGLASKDELLVQEITDSHVQGVLKKNMAILKTTGEISLFSAKKFKEAMNDRIENGVNIFLVDLSSTTHIDSSGLAAFISTQARLFKESQGKIVIFSVPMHLQKIFELTKLDKLIGITIDLDAAIDRAMAS; via the coding sequence ATGCAAAACACAGGCGGCGGACTGGCATCCAAAGACGAACTTTTAGTTCAGGAAATCACGGACTCTCACGTTCAGGGAGTTCTCAAAAAGAACATGGCGATCTTGAAGACGACGGGAGAAATCAGTTTATTCTCCGCTAAAAAATTCAAGGAAGCGATGAACGACAGAATCGAAAACGGAGTAAACATCTTCCTCGTAGATCTTTCCTCCACTACTCATATCGATTCTTCCGGATTGGCCGCTTTTATCAGCACGCAAGCGAGACTTTTTAAGGAATCTCAGGGAAAGATCGTGATCTTCTCCGTTCCGATGCACCTTCAAAAGATTTTCGAGCTTACAAAACTCGACAAACTCATCGGGATCACCATCGATCTGGATGCGGCGATCGACCGTGCAATGGCTTCCTAA
- a CDS encoding helix-turn-helix domain-containing protein: MAGKLFLIGSNVLLSGVPVSNELHEHYSASFLLSKGKPFRFRTGVTDWMESKAVLVRPNVEQQLEAPNKDIFILHFDPDSVRIQGTIFDFRSDFLELKPEVYSQILKFLTFPANEEEAVLLWKRTLDVLRKEGTDRKERDPRIKQALKKISESIPENLPLEELTQSTGLSESRLMHLFKEEVGIPIRKYVQWLRIKTCVLSLAKGNSLTVASHEAGFADQAHMSRTFREMFGLKPSLFLKNSSSVQVIFCKIGDDVQL, from the coding sequence ATGGCAGGAAAGCTGTTTCTGATCGGGTCCAACGTTCTTTTAAGCGGAGTCCCGGTCTCCAACGAACTTCACGAACACTATAGCGCCTCTTTTCTTTTGAGCAAAGGAAAACCGTTCCGTTTCAGAACCGGCGTCACGGATTGGATGGAATCGAAAGCCGTCCTCGTCCGTCCGAACGTCGAACAGCAGTTAGAAGCTCCGAACAAAGACATCTTCATTCTCCATTTCGATCCGGACAGCGTTCGAATTCAGGGAACGATCTTCGACTTCCGATCCGATTTTCTCGAACTGAAACCGGAAGTATATTCACAAATTCTAAAATTCTTAACCTTTCCCGCTAACGAAGAGGAAGCGGTTCTACTTTGGAAGAGAACCCTCGACGTGCTTAGAAAAGAGGGAACCGATCGCAAAGAAAGGGATCCTCGGATCAAGCAGGCCTTAAAAAAAATTTCCGAATCCATTCCCGAAAATCTTCCGCTCGAAGAATTGACCCAATCCACCGGTTTGTCCGAAAGCAGACTGATGCATTTGTTTAAAGAAGAGGTCGGAATTCCGATCCGAAAATACGTTCAATGGCTGCGAATCAAAACCTGCGTGCTTTCCCTGGCAAAAGGAAATTCGCTGACCGTCGCATCCCACGAGGCGGGCTTTGCGGACCAGGCCCACATGAGCCGGACCTTCCGGGAAATGTTCGGTTTAAAACCCTCGCTTTTTTTGAAAAATAGCAGTTCCGTTCAAGTAATCTTCTGCAAAATCGGGGATGATGTGCAACTCTAA
- a CDS encoding Mpo1 family 2-hydroxy fatty acid dioxygenase: MKTIEQWLTEYAESHQNIINKRIHWIAVPTIMFTLLGMLWSIPSGSIQSLLPESLGQSRLFLNWATIFVLVTGIFYLRLSIPMFLGMMTMVAVMLAGVYFISLSGISTLISISVGVFVVAWIFQFIGHKIEGKKPSFFKDLQFLLIGPAWCLSYFYKKVGISY; the protein is encoded by the coding sequence ATGAAAACGATCGAACAGTGGTTGACCGAATACGCGGAGAGTCACCAAAATATCATTAACAAAAGAATTCACTGGATCGCCGTGCCGACCATCATGTTTACGTTGCTCGGAATGCTTTGGTCCATTCCTTCCGGTTCCATTCAGAGCCTTCTTCCCGAATCCCTAGGTCAGAGCAGATTGTTTTTGAACTGGGCTACGATCTTCGTTTTAGTGACCGGAATTTTCTATCTCAGACTTTCCATCCCCATGTTTCTCGGAATGATGACGATGGTCGCAGTAATGCTCGCGGGCGTTTATTTCATTTCTCTTTCCGGGATTTCCACTTTGATCAGCATATCCGTCGGAGTGTTCGTCGTTGCGTGGATCTTTCAATTCATCGGTCATAAGATCGAAGGGAAGAAGCCTTCTTTTTTCAAAGACCTTCAGTTTCTTTTGATCGGGCCCGCTTGGTGCCTGAGTTATTTCTATAAGAAGGTAGGAATCTCCTACTAA
- a CDS encoding DUF1569 domain-containing protein → MQLLRTLRILSAFTKRLTRSLKTTKLAFHGELKLKTTQTTFTSKNFSRKEFLRSSAKFFILSGTGAAVLSSANGCGSGPKGIVDKGLTFSSLSQVLSELETFKKSNSIQGYGTWDAGKVFLHCAQSIEYSIQGYPENKSALFQNTIGKLVFLKFASSQKMSHDLEAPIPGAAPIHSDTDWKASLGVLQETILKFQAYGGELKPHFAYGSLSKEEYDLAHAMHIANHFSFLTFNS, encoded by the coding sequence ATGCAACTGCTACGCACGCTCCGCATCCTTAGCGCGTTTACAAAACGGTTGACTCGATCCTTAAAAACGACGAAACTCGCCTTCCACGGAGAATTAAAATTGAAAACGACCCAAACTACGTTCACATCCAAAAATTTTTCCAGAAAGGAATTCCTCCGTTCTTCCGCGAAGTTTTTCATTTTGAGCGGAACGGGTGCGGCGGTCCTTTCTTCCGCAAACGGATGCGGCTCCGGTCCGAAAGGGATCGTCGACAAGGGATTGACTTTTTCTTCCCTATCGCAAGTGTTAAGCGAACTGGAAACATTCAAAAAATCGAATTCGATTCAAGGATACGGAACCTGGGACGCGGGAAAAGTTTTTCTTCACTGCGCTCAATCGATCGAATATTCGATCCAAGGTTATCCCGAAAATAAAAGCGCTCTATTTCAAAACACGATCGGAAAACTCGTATTCTTAAAGTTCGCTTCTTCGCAAAAGATGTCGCACGACTTGGAGGCTCCGATTCCGGGCGCCGCTCCGATCCATTCCGATACGGATTGGAAGGCAAGCCTCGGGGTTTTACAAGAAACGATTTTGAAGTTCCAAGCATACGGCGGGGAACTCAAACCCCATTTCGCATACGGAAGTTTATCCAAGGAAGAATACGATCTGGCGCATGCGATGCATATCGCGAACCATTTCAGTTTTTTGACTTTCAATTCTTAA
- a CDS encoding metal-dependent hydrolase gives MKKPFAKTIDGQSPSVRKMDFEGLENLPRHYFNDNAIITHALNSFHVIFPEGERYFIRSVKPFQDRLSEPLKNRVKSFIGQEVQHGKEHERVWFAIRRYGLPLDKIAKFYYTTLYKGIFPFLRFLFGPKIDLSITAALEHYTATLGEISLKYDLARDAHGDMRKLLVWHACEEIEHKSVVYDVLQEVAPNYFLRIFGFATATVLLWSYAILFQYWFLIADKEVSWKKFRADRFYARKHLGASVPPLFQGCLKYFRPNFHPDQMGGYELAEASLSAL, from the coding sequence ATGAAAAAGCCGTTCGCAAAAACGATTGATGGGCAATCACCTTCGGTCCGCAAAATGGACTTTGAAGGTTTGGAAAATCTTCCCAGACATTATTTCAACGATAACGCGATCATTACGCACGCGTTGAACAGTTTTCACGTGATCTTTCCGGAAGGGGAACGCTATTTTATCCGAAGCGTGAAACCGTTTCAAGACCGACTCAGCGAACCTTTAAAGAATCGCGTGAAGTCTTTTATCGGTCAAGAAGTGCAGCACGGAAAAGAACACGAACGGGTTTGGTTCGCAATCCGCAGATACGGTCTTCCGCTCGATAAGATCGCCAAGTTCTATTACACGACCCTGTATAAAGGAATCTTTCCGTTTTTAAGATTTTTATTCGGACCTAAGATCGATCTTTCGATCACCGCCGCTCTCGAACACTATACGGCCACGTTAGGCGAAATATCGTTAAAATACGATCTGGCCCGCGACGCTCACGGCGATATGAGAAAACTTCTCGTTTGGCACGCTTGTGAAGAGATAGAACACAAATCGGTCGTTTACGACGTTCTTCAGGAAGTCGCTCCGAATTATTTCTTGAGAATTTTCGGTTTTGCGACCGCGACCGTTCTGCTTTGGTCGTATGCGATTCTGTTTCAGTATTGGTTCTTGATCGCGGATAAGGAAGTTTCCTGGAAGAAGTTTCGAGCGGATCGTTTTTATGCCCGCAAACATCTCGGAGCTTCGGTGCCTCCTTTGTTCCAAGGATGTTTGAAATACTTCCGGCCGAATTTTCATCCGGATCAAATGGGCGGCTACGAATTGGCGGAAGCGAGTCTTTCCGCTTTGTAA
- a CDS encoding MFS transporter encodes MFVPSKSIITKTILILSIVSLLTDVASEMLYPILPIYLKEIGFSIFLIGLLEGVAEATAGFSKGSFGRMSDLSGKRLPFVRWGYLLSALSKPMMTFLASPFWVFFVRTTDRLGKGIRTSARDALLSDETTIENKGRVFGFHRSMDTFGAVLGPLSALVFLYFYPGRYKELFLLAFIPGLLAILFTFWIREKNTIPLVPKEEEKYSILLFFKYWKSASPSYKNLTRGILFFTLFNGSDVFLLLRLKESGMSDSSSIGAYIFYNIVYAVAAYPLGVIADKVGLKKMFLFGLLCFALVYWSMGFGESSWILWIAFAGYGVYAASTEGISKAWISNLVPKTETATALGTFNAFQSLCMILASSITGYLWVQWNSTAALTVSGTAALIAGAYLYFSEESVQQKSP; translated from the coding sequence ATGTTCGTTCCTTCCAAAAGTATCATCACAAAAACCATTCTGATTCTTTCGATCGTCAGTCTGTTGACGGACGTCGCGTCCGAGATGTTGTATCCGATTCTTCCCATTTATTTGAAGGAAATCGGCTTTTCGATTTTTCTGATCGGACTCTTGGAAGGAGTCGCGGAAGCGACCGCCGGATTCAGCAAAGGTTCTTTCGGAAGAATGTCCGATCTAAGCGGAAAACGGCTTCCGTTCGTTCGATGGGGTTACCTACTCAGCGCGCTTTCCAAACCGATGATGACTTTTTTGGCGTCTCCGTTTTGGGTTTTTTTCGTGAGAACCACGGATCGACTGGGCAAGGGAATCCGAACTTCCGCCAGAGACGCCCTTCTTTCCGACGAAACTACGATCGAAAACAAAGGAAGGGTTTTCGGTTTTCATCGATCGATGGATACGTTCGGAGCGGTACTCGGACCGCTTTCGGCTCTCGTGTTTTTATACTTTTATCCCGGAAGATACAAAGAATTATTTCTGCTAGCGTTTATTCCCGGACTTCTCGCGATCCTATTTACCTTTTGGATCCGAGAAAAGAATACGATACCGCTCGTTCCCAAAGAGGAGGAGAAATATTCGATTCTTCTTTTTTTCAAATATTGGAAGAGCGCTTCTCCTTCGTATAAAAATCTAACGCGGGGAATTCTGTTTTTCACGTTGTTCAACGGTTCGGATGTGTTTCTTCTTTTGCGTTTGAAAGAGTCGGGCATGAGCGATTCTTCTTCCATCGGAGCCTATATATTTTACAACATCGTGTACGCGGTCGCCGCTTATCCGTTGGGAGTGATCGCGGATAAGGTGGGATTGAAGAAGATGTTTCTCTTCGGTTTATTATGTTTCGCGCTCGTTTATTGGAGTATGGGATTCGGAGAATCCTCTTGGATCCTTTGGATCGCGTTTGCCGGGTACGGGGTTTACGCTGCTTCCACGGAAGGAATTTCAAAGGCATGGATCAGCAATCTGGTTCCCAAAACGGAAACCGCAACGGCATTAGGAACCTTTAATGCGTTTCAAAGTCTTTGTATGATTCTCGCGAGTTCGATCACGGGTTATCTGTGGGTCCAATGGAACTCGACCGCGGCGTTGACGGTTTCGGGAACGGCCGCTCTGATTGCGGGCGCGTACCTATATTTTTCGGAAGAATCCGTACAACAAAAAAGCCCCTGA
- a CDS encoding HEAT repeat domain-containing protein, whose amino-acid sequence MFKNISISIILSSIFVLPLFSSDKAVEYADRAYFEQIKKLDTGSYEERVEAADYLKFVNNKLAVRPLLNALRGNPKVPKSLENHPYLKFTVAQALAVMDQEIAIKPTIEEYKKLEPTILEKDEPYFTSKDDYTMVIAVGEILRTIGSFPYAKESEDVLVNALSHPNYYIRASAADGLKYMNRKETVNFLVSTLEKEKNDFTKAAILNSIVNIMKVADKSFYSLCDMLKSENPSVRYRVSMALGEVDLKAAEFYLRQALLIEDKQNVRDQIRKDLSTVLGFKLPTISVIFAE is encoded by the coding sequence ATGTTTAAGAATATTTCGATCTCTATCATTTTGTCTTCTATCTTCGTTTTGCCTTTATTCTCTTCCGATAAGGCGGTAGAATACGCCGATAGAGCGTATTTCGAGCAGATCAAAAAGCTCGATACCGGTTCCTACGAGGAAAGGGTCGAAGCCGCGGATTATCTCAAGTTCGTGAATAACAAACTCGCCGTTCGTCCTCTTTTGAACGCGCTCCGCGGAAATCCGAAAGTTCCCAAGTCCCTTGAAAATCATCCCTATCTCAAGTTTACGGTCGCTCAAGCGCTCGCCGTAATGGATCAGGAAATCGCGATCAAACCGACCATCGAAGAATATAAGAAACTCGAACCCACCATCCTAGAAAAGGACGAACCGTATTTTACGTCTAAGGACGATTATACGATGGTGATCGCGGTCGGCGAAATTCTAAGAACGATCGGAAGTTTTCCTTATGCGAAAGAATCCGAAGACGTTCTCGTAAACGCTCTCAGTCACCCGAACTATTACATCCGCGCTTCCGCGGCGGACGGTTTAAAATACATGAACCGCAAGGAAACGGTGAACTTTCTCGTTTCCACTTTGGAAAAGGAAAAGAACGATTTTACGAAAGCGGCGATCCTCAACTCGATCGTTAACATCATGAAAGTCGCGGATAAAAGTTTTTATTCTCTTTGCGATATGCTTAAAAGCGAGAATCCTTCCGTTCGTTACAGAGTTTCCATGGCTCTCGGAGAAGTGGATCTAAAAGCGGCGGAATTTTATCTTCGTCAAGCGCTGTTGATCGAGGACAAACAAAACGTGCGCGATCAAATTCGGAAGGATTTGTCGACCGTTCTCGGTTTTAAACTTCCGACTATTTCGGTGATCTTTGCGGAATAA
- a CDS encoding polyhydroxyalkanoate synthesis regulator DNA-binding domain-containing protein, giving the protein MKLLKRYANRRLYDPETSKTITLEDVAEMIINGEEIRVIDNMSGSDITPKILGQTFLKVSLGQRNEEFSNFMLSALIRETGKDISSLFGRLVLGGIGASYLTRDRLEKILQSMISLGELKLEMATEYRDDLLTHMASRASENKLRIQEDLKKIGKELEESAETDLPLEDLSEKIRKIAESVKEKEA; this is encoded by the coding sequence ATGAAACTTCTGAAACGATACGCGAATCGACGACTCTACGATCCCGAGACGAGTAAAACGATTACTCTCGAAGACGTCGCGGAGATGATCATCAACGGAGAAGAAATCCGCGTGATCGATAATATGTCCGGTTCCGATATCACTCCGAAAATTCTCGGGCAAACCTTTCTCAAGGTTTCTCTCGGTCAAAGAAACGAAGAATTCTCCAACTTCATGCTTTCGGCTTTGATCCGTGAAACGGGTAAGGACATAAGTTCCCTGTTCGGAAGGTTGGTCTTAGGCGGAATCGGCGCGAGTTATCTGACTCGCGATCGTTTGGAAAAGATTCTTCAATCCATGATCTCCTTGGGCGAACTCAAGTTGGAAATGGCGACTGAATACCGCGACGACCTGTTGACTCACATGGCCAGCCGCGCCTCCGAAAACAAACTTCGCATCCAAGAAGACCTCAAAAAAATCGGAAAAGAGCTGGAAGAATCCGCCGAAACCGATTTACCATTGGAAGACCTTTCCGAAAAAATCCGCAAAATTGCGGAAAGCGTAAAAGAAAAGGAAGCCTGA
- a CDS encoding KTSC domain-containing protein produces MLETHYISSPEIESIGYDFETGDLVIRFRNGKEKRYADVPKETYVALMQSGSKMKFVESLGEPLS; encoded by the coding sequence ATGCTCGAAACGCACTACATATCCTCCCCCGAAATAGAATCGATCGGGTACGACTTCGAAACCGGCGATCTTGTAATCCGTTTTCGAAACGGAAAAGAAAAAAGATACGCGGACGTCCCCAAGGAAACGTACGTGGCTTTGATGCAATCCGGATCGAAAATGAAATTCGTCGAATCGCTCGGCGAGCCGCTTTCGTAA
- a CDS encoding MarR family winged helix-turn-helix transcriptional regulator: protein MPSSKETKTSSLIETAFAYYFHRTDRLLRLHFTKLMTDHKEDITVEQWLLLNQLSVTGSAYQTDLVDKTFKDRPNVTRLLDGLEKKDLVQREDDSEDRRKFKVVITKKGKALLERTVPRMLKERKLIYKGLSPSDLQTLKRISETIEANVLDGRI from the coding sequence ATGCCCTCTTCAAAAGAAACGAAAACCTCCTCTTTGATCGAAACCGCGTTCGCCTATTACTTTCACCGAACCGATCGTCTCTTACGGCTGCACTTCACCAAGCTGATGACCGACCACAAAGAGGACATCACCGTCGAACAATGGTTATTGCTGAACCAGCTCTCCGTAACCGGAAGCGCGTATCAAACCGATCTTGTGGACAAAACGTTCAAGGATAGACCCAACGTGACTCGGCTTTTGGACGGATTGGAAAAAAAAGATCTCGTTCAAAGGGAAGACGACTCCGAAGACAGAAGAAAATTCAAAGTCGTAATCACGAAAAAAGGAAAGGCTCTTTTGGAAAGAACCGTTCCAAGAATGCTGAAGGAAAGAAAACTCATCTACAAAGGATTGAGCCCATCCGATCTACAAACCTTGAAACGGATCTCGGAAACCATCGAAGCGAACGTGTTAGACGGCAGGATTTGA
- a CDS encoding peroxiredoxin-like family protein, with protein MKLKTGDTAKDFAVRDYLGKNISLADLKGKYTLLAFFRNAECALCNLRVHQLLKAYPELEKKGLQVLAVFESTPESIRESVGKKSIPFSLIPDPSEKLYRLYGVGTSWLGVFKTILTSQKEIKEAEEMGFEMKRVPGMKMDRMPAEFLIGPDLRVQIAKFSKKVTDHIPIQDLKAHLN; from the coding sequence ATGAAACTGAAAACGGGAGACACGGCCAAAGATTTCGCGGTGCGGGATTATTTGGGAAAAAACATCAGCCTTGCGGATTTGAAAGGAAAATATACGCTTTTGGCCTTTTTTAGAAATGCGGAATGCGCTCTTTGTAATTTACGGGTTCATCAACTTTTAAAGGCGTATCCCGAACTTGAAAAAAAGGGGCTCCAGGTTCTGGCGGTTTTCGAATCCACGCCCGAAAGTATTCGGGAAAGCGTTGGAAAGAAATCGATTCCGTTTTCCTTAATTCCCGATCCTTCCGAAAAGTTATATCGTTTATACGGCGTGGGCACTTCTTGGCTCGGAGTTTTCAAAACGATTCTTACTTCCCAAAAGGAAATTAAGGAAGCGGAAGAAATGGGTTTTGAAATGAAAAGAGTTCCGGGTATGAAGATGGATCGTATGCCCGCTGAGTTTTTGATCGGTCCGGATTTGCGCGTGCAGATCGCCAAGTTTTCCAAAAAGGTTACGGATCATATTCCGATTCAGGATTTGAAAGCTCATTTGAATTGA
- a CDS encoding alpha/beta fold hydrolase, translated as MKRITIAVISLSVFILLALPFLADGENGLIDAEVRARSGGSFAQGRDGWIHYQFEGPENGEIVVLVHGLSMPLFIYGPISAILQREGYRVLRMDLYGRGLSDRPETPYNNDLYERQLSDLFESLNIQKPVHLIGTSMGALVAIHFTLKYPEKVKTLGLIAPAGLPMEIPLVARLSRLPILGDYMMKSFGDRSLLQGTKKSFYEPDKFPDFGSLFQEQMQYKGFKRAILSSLRNMPLESFEEEYKRLGTFKIPKLLIWGKEDKVIPFKNSELALQLLPGIVFVPLDNAGHIPHYEIPERVAPKLVEFLQR; from the coding sequence ATGAAACGAATCACGATCGCAGTTATATCCCTTTCGGTCTTTATTCTTCTCGCGCTTCCCTTTCTTGCGGACGGAGAAAACGGGCTCATCGATGCGGAAGTCCGCGCAAGAAGCGGCGGTTCGTTTGCACAAGGACGAGACGGGTGGATTCATTATCAATTCGAAGGTCCGGAAAATGGCGAGATCGTAGTTTTAGTTCACGGTTTGTCCATGCCGCTTTTTATCTACGGCCCTATATCCGCCATTCTGCAACGGGAAGGATATCGGGTATTAAGAATGGATCTATACGGTAGAGGACTTTCCGATAGACCGGAAACTCCGTATAATAACGATCTCTACGAGAGACAGCTTTCCGATCTATTCGAATCTCTGAATATTCAAAAACCGGTACATTTAATCGGAACGTCTATGGGCGCCTTGGTCGCGATCCATTTTACCCTCAAATATCCTGAAAAAGTGAAAACTCTCGGACTTATCGCCCCCGCCGGATTGCCGATGGAAATTCCATTGGTGGCAAGATTATCCCGTCTTCCCATTTTGGGAGATTATATGATGAAGTCATTCGGAGATAGATCCTTGCTTCAAGGAACCAAGAAAAGTTTTTACGAACCCGATAAGTTTCCGGACTTCGGTTCCCTTTTTCAGGAACAAATGCAATACAAGGGTTTTAAACGCGCGATTCTTTCCAGTTTGAGAAACATGCCGCTCGAATCCTTCGAAGAAGAATACAAACGTTTAGGAACATTCAAAATTCCTAAACTATTAATTTGGGGAAAAGAAGACAAGGTGATTCCGTTTAAAAACAGCGAACTTGCCTTGCAACTTCTTCCCGGAATCGTGTTCGTACCGTTAGACAACGCCGGTCATATACCGCACTATGAAATCCCGGAAAGAGTCGCTCCAAAATTGGTCGAATTCTTGCAACGTTAA
- a CDS encoding GyrI-like domain-containing protein — protein sequence MKILALSILVLALVLVGFLFYMGAFDRVQVREETQGPFYILSHERIGDYRDVGLTFEVLQKELPEKGFKDFKLFGIYLDNPNEVPKAKLRSEVGAIFAEPISKIPDGLSIELKARTIPAKKYLIAEFPLKNFLSIFLGIYKVYPKIFRACEEKGCDLKGKASMEIYEPLTTYKTTYLLSLD from the coding sequence ATGAAAATTCTTGCGTTGAGTATTTTAGTTTTGGCCTTGGTGCTCGTCGGCTTTTTGTTTTATATGGGCGCATTCGATCGGGTTCAGGTTCGGGAAGAAACACAGGGCCCGTTTTATATTCTTTCGCACGAGCGGATCGGCGATTATCGCGATGTCGGTTTAACGTTCGAGGTTCTTCAGAAGGAACTTCCGGAAAAAGGATTCAAGGACTTTAAATTATTCGGGATCTATTTGGACAATCCGAATGAAGTTCCGAAAGCCAAACTGCGTAGCGAAGTCGGGGCGATTTTTGCGGAACCCATTTCCAAAATTCCGGACGGACTTTCCATCGAATTGAAGGCGAGAACCATTCCCGCGAAAAAATATCTCATCGCTGAATTTCCTCTTAAGAATTTTCTTTCCATCTTTTTAGGAATTTATAAGGTTTATCCGAAGATTTTCAGAGCTTGCGAGGAAAAAGGATGCGATCTCAAAGGAAAAGCTTCGATGGAAATCTACGAACCTCTTACGACGTATAAGACGACTTATCTTCTTTCGTTGGATTGA